From a region of the Armatimonadota bacterium genome:
- a CDS encoding choice-of-anchor B family protein: MNRFIIVPLCLAFAIFWFESTTATDFDPTAGDQRRSSDKSGNQGESISGFMFDSFNVALFAQISLAAFAANSGNDCWGYVSPSGREYALMGLNNKVAFVEVTNPVAPNWFASIGHGSSSWCDIKVYRDHCYIVTEGTASGIQVVDLSQIDSGVVRLVRTIVPGEHTHNIALDTDSGFLYTCISSHGSGTTECFDLTNPSNPVQVGAASLTGSDRMHDSQIVTFFSGPYAGRQILYGASEGRGVIIWDVTNKNAPFRVSRTTYSNVAYTHQCWLSADRNLLYVDDELDNIPRTLVFDVSDINSPVLVNTFTSGQPSIDHNLYLKGGFIFESNYTSGLRIFDANDDPVNPVETGWFDTYPENNNPSFSGSWSNFPFFPSGTIIVSDMNRGLFVLDASAATLRNAPVSSFNVVRGVLKSGNLASLDEIDGDFLMIAAGPTVNPSESPINVEFTGAAPWDHASKLAFSVTGLGDTVGLAYKLFAFDWDAASYVLVGTGTVTTSLVTIETVLPDADRFIQSGTKFMKAKMEVMQVGPASHFPWQFSFDQVVWKINP; this comes from the coding sequence ATGAACAGATTTATTATTGTGCCTTTGTGCCTGGCGTTTGCGATCTTCTGGTTTGAGTCGACGACGGCAACAGACTTCGATCCGACCGCCGGCGATCAAAGACGTTCGTCAGACAAGAGCGGGAATCAGGGTGAATCCATTTCCGGCTTCATGTTCGACTCCTTCAACGTTGCGCTGTTCGCGCAAATCAGCTTGGCCGCGTTTGCTGCAAATTCTGGCAATGACTGCTGGGGGTATGTTTCCCCTTCCGGACGCGAATATGCGCTGATGGGACTGAACAACAAGGTGGCGTTCGTCGAGGTGACGAACCCCGTTGCGCCCAACTGGTTCGCCAGCATCGGTCACGGAAGCAGCTCCTGGTGCGACATCAAAGTGTATCGAGATCACTGTTACATCGTGACAGAAGGGACGGCATCAGGCATTCAAGTCGTCGACCTTTCGCAGATCGACAGCGGCGTAGTGAGGCTCGTGAGGACGATCGTCCCAGGTGAGCACACGCACAACATAGCGCTCGATACCGACAGCGGTTTTCTGTACACCTGTATATCGAGCCACGGTTCCGGGACAACCGAGTGCTTCGACCTCACGAACCCATCCAACCCGGTGCAAGTCGGCGCCGCATCGCTGACCGGCTCGGATCGCATGCACGACTCGCAGATCGTAACGTTTTTCTCCGGACCGTACGCCGGTCGCCAGATTCTATACGGCGCAAGCGAAGGCAGAGGCGTGATTATCTGGGACGTAACGAACAAGAACGCACCGTTCAGGGTGTCAAGGACTACGTACTCGAACGTCGCGTACACGCATCAGTGCTGGCTCAGCGCAGATCGCAATCTGCTTTACGTCGACGACGAATTAGACAATATACCGCGAACCCTCGTCTTCGACGTCAGCGATATCAACAGCCCGGTCTTGGTCAACACGTTTACGAGCGGCCAGCCCTCGATCGACCATAACCTGTACCTGAAGGGCGGGTTCATTTTTGAGTCGAATTACACGAGCGGCCTACGGATATTCGACGCGAACGACGATCCAGTGAATCCCGTCGAGACCGGCTGGTTCGATACGTATCCTGAAAACAACAATCCCTCGTTCAGCGGCAGCTGGAGCAACTTTCCGTTCTTCCCGAGCGGCACGATTATCGTCAGCGATATGAATCGCGGGCTGTTCGTGCTCGACGCGAGCGCGGCAACCCTTCGCAACGCGCCTGTGTCGAGTTTTAACGTTGTTCGCGGTGTCTTGAAATCAGGGAATCTAGCCTCGCTAGACGAGATTGACGGCGACTTTCTCATGATTGCGGCGGGGCCCACCGTTAATCCGTCCGAGTCGCCGATTAACGTTGAGTTTACGGGGGCTGCGCCCTGGGACCACGCATCCAAACTGGCGTTTTCTGTGACGGGGCTTGGCGACACCGTCGGGCTGGCTTATAAGCTCTTTGCATTCGATTGGGACGCAGCGAGCTACGTCCTAGTCGGGACTGGAACGGTGACAACCTCGTTGGTCACGATCGAAACAGTGCTGCCAGACGCGGATCGGTTCATCCAGTCTGGAACGAAGTTCATGAAGGCCAAGATGGAGGTGATGCAGGTTGGCCCCGCGTCACACTTCCCGTGGCAGTTCAGCTTCGATCAGGTCGTCTGGAAGATCAACCCGTAA
- a CDS encoding SDR family oxidoreductase, with protein MEFGIAGKIAMVAASSKGIGLAVAKELAAEGCRVSLCARGRDRLDSALNGVPGSIGTVCDVSSADDLERWHEETVAQLGPVEILVSNSGGPPAGEWTSLTDDQWREGIDSTLMSVVRMTRLVTPAMMAGGWGRIVHISSIVAKEPLAILPISSTLRAGLSALTRLQAAELGQHGITANCVLPGHTLTDRQRHLAQIRAEQSGSTEEEMLRQQAEAIPVKRLADPSEIGAAVAFLCSERAAYISGVNLLVDGGLVRGPG; from the coding sequence ATGGAATTCGGCATTGCTGGCAAAATTGCTATGGTCGCGGCTTCGAGCAAGGGGATCGGGCTTGCGGTCGCAAAGGAACTGGCCGCCGAGGGTTGCCGCGTTTCGCTGTGCGCTAGGGGGCGAGACAGGCTCGATTCGGCTCTGAATGGGGTTCCAGGCAGCATCGGGACAGTGTGCGACGTATCGAGCGCCGACGACTTGGAACGGTGGCACGAGGAGACGGTCGCGCAACTCGGGCCGGTAGAAATACTAGTTTCCAACAGTGGTGGCCCGCCGGCGGGAGAGTGGACGTCGCTGACGGACGATCAGTGGAGGGAAGGCATCGACTCGACCTTGATGAGCGTCGTTCGCATGACCCGCCTAGTGACTCCAGCGATGATGGCTGGCGGGTGGGGGCGCATCGTCCACATCTCTAGCATCGTTGCCAAGGAGCCGCTGGCGATCCTGCCGATCTCCTCGACTTTGCGAGCTGGGCTGTCGGCGCTGACGCGACTGCAGGCCGCAGAGCTTGGACAGCACGGAATCACCGCGAACTGTGTGCTCCCTGGTCACACGCTGACGGATCGGCAGCGACATCTGGCGCAAATCCGGGCGGAGCAGAGCGGTTCGACCGAGGAGGAGATGCTGCGCCAGCAAGCGGAGGCGATTCCGGTCAAGCGCCTGGCGGATCCGTCGGAGATCGGCGCTGCCGTGGCGTTCTTGTGCTCGGAGCGAGCTGCCTACATTTCGGGCGTCAATCTGCTGGTTGACGGCGGACTGGTGCGAGGTCCCGGCTAG
- a CDS encoding protein kinase, whose amino-acid sequence MSQSPPTTLGGYQIIREIARSNDIVYEAYDPQIKRRVALKELVVPRGASEQQREDRIKRFEREARAAGSLIHPHIVTVYEVGTEGNKHFIAMEFLTGKNLRKEVDKLGTIEPKRAVEIILDILDALSFAHENGIIHRDIKPDNVQLLDDGLVKLTDFGIARLTFEPNITLDGQVFGTPSYMSPEQINGGEIDARTDVFSVGVVLYEMVAGKKPFIGDSVVSITYAIMNSQADQPAQANYALWQVIEQAIQKTPDLRFKSAGAMAEALKQVLPTFEPGAVVLDPIRPGFAPPIGQVIAGPPPVHNPFGPGQPPITAPYQPGVGPVPYQTGVGPPPAGPYSQATQAVPGYQPYNPTPLPIYYPPPPRQPLIKPETKRAIVKTLIAVILVGIVFFGIVMLLRTAQNAEVGTIFPGAETPRESTPTGLDRSTNSPISPPSGGEASIGTQPSAESSVRPPSGDTDSLDGISQLQPVVPPPDSVSPESWPDLEAAMRQGEQAILQAKQTTSLLIRRSLWTEADEAFSTAIQQANGEQANGLRDRAVNAFLNAAIDLRNAGNTSAARDALRHAKGYTSENSNLRSQIDAIIDELGG is encoded by the coding sequence ATGAGCCAAAGCCCTCCAACCACGCTCGGCGGATACCAGATCATCCGCGAGATCGCACGCTCGAACGACATCGTCTACGAAGCGTACGATCCGCAGATCAAACGTCGGGTCGCGCTCAAGGAGCTCGTGGTGCCGCGCGGCGCCAGCGAGCAGCAGCGCGAAGACCGCATCAAACGGTTCGAGCGAGAGGCCCGCGCTGCCGGATCGCTGATCCACCCGCACATCGTGACGGTGTACGAGGTCGGAACCGAGGGCAACAAGCACTTCATCGCGATGGAGTTCCTCACCGGCAAGAACCTCCGGAAGGAGGTCGACAAGCTCGGAACCATCGAGCCGAAGCGAGCCGTCGAGATCATTCTGGACATACTGGACGCGCTGAGCTTCGCGCACGAGAACGGAATCATCCACCGCGACATCAAGCCCGACAACGTTCAACTGCTCGACGACGGACTGGTCAAGCTGACCGACTTCGGCATCGCGCGGTTGACGTTCGAGCCGAACATCACGCTCGACGGCCAGGTGTTCGGAACGCCGAGCTACATGTCGCCTGAACAGATCAACGGTGGCGAGATCGACGCGCGCACGGACGTTTTCTCGGTCGGGGTGGTTCTGTATGAAATGGTCGCCGGCAAGAAGCCGTTCATCGGCGACAGCGTTGTCAGCATCACGTACGCGATCATGAACAGCCAGGCGGATCAGCCGGCACAGGCGAACTACGCGCTCTGGCAAGTGATCGAACAGGCCATTCAGAAAACGCCGGACTTGCGTTTCAAAAGCGCGGGAGCAATGGCCGAAGCGCTCAAACAGGTCTTGCCGACGTTCGAGCCGGGCGCGGTCGTGCTCGATCCGATCCGTCCTGGCTTTGCCCCGCCGATCGGTCAGGTCATTGCCGGCCCGCCTCCGGTGCACAATCCGTTCGGGCCTGGCCAGCCACCGATCACGGCGCCGTACCAGCCGGGCGTCGGCCCGGTGCCGTACCAAACGGGCGTTGGCCCCCCACCTGCTGGGCCGTACAGTCAGGCGACGCAAGCGGTACCCGGCTACCAACCGTACAATCCGACGCCGCTGCCGATCTACTATCCGCCGCCCCCACGGCAACCGCTGATCAAGCCCGAAACGAAGAGGGCGATCGTCAAGACTCTGATCGCCGTGATCTTGGTCGGAATTGTGTTCTTCGGGATCGTGATGCTGCTGAGAACCGCCCAAAACGCAGAAGTAGGCACCATTTTCCCCGGTGCGGAAACACCGCGAGAGTCGACTCCCACCGGCCTCGACCGCAGCACGAACAGCCCGATCTCTCCGCCTTCGGGCGGCGAGGCGAGCATCGGCACTCAACCGTCCGCCGAAAGCAGTGTGCGTCCGCCGTCGGGCGATACAGATTCTTTGGACGGAATCTCTCAACTTCAGCCAGTTGTTCCGCCGCCCGATTCCGTCTCGCCGGAGTCCTGGCCCGATCTGGAGGCCGCTATGCGCCAAGGAGAGCAAGCGATACTGCAAGCAAAGCAGACAACGTCGCTACTGATTCGCCGATCGCTTTGGACCGAAGCGGACGAGGCGTTCTCGACGGCGATTCAGCAGGCAAACGGCGAGCAGGCGAACGGCCTCCGCGATCGCGCAGTCAACGCTTTCCTGAACGCCGCGATCGACTTGCGCAACGCCGGAAACACATCCGCTGCACGTGATGCGCTCAGGCATGCCAAAGGGTACACGAGCGAAAACTCGAACCTGCGCAGTCAGATCGACGCGATCATCGACGAACTTGGCGGCTAG
- a CDS encoding family 10 glycosylhydrolase, translated as MISTIVLGALVAVAAPQGVPGSRFEYASPFPSLPWTKIQSRLARFGVAQEFAAREGVQGRVLWIDGTGNLERCNTGEKVASLMAKIAAVGFNTVVYDVKPIVGRTLYPSKLAPKMTEWKGQSMPADFDALGAMLLEAHKNGLSFFVSLNAFSEGHSYAQRDSGKPGTQFGDPGWGYEHPDLQSVRYSAHPLVAAFTGDMVRLSKERNEWSDGADLAFVTGTSISPTAQLYALLDSSGRVVSLSEEYPSAVGTVLAARGEGIAFLRLYAQPGMSLRLDSVARFLRSGQEQNQIPLMMNPHLDAVRERALSFVEEVLQNYDVDGLLLDDRLRFGGIDSDFSDEARLAFEKYVGREVAWPDDAYKVTYNWNLSTGIEPGPLFDAWLTFRARTMADWVADARKTVDRVRPGTKFGVYAGAWYGAYASYGSNYGSDRLSAGFPFLTRHYRDTGFAGSLDVLITGCYYPVPTTFAAMRRGKPVGRTVEAGGIISNRVARSQCWTYAGIMLSDYRGSTADLQAALQAAAATTQGVMVFDLSHNMDDYWDVFATAFKQPKRAPHEISGLLDAVRKRRALLDASGVQDPPFPFFVGAPLAGF; from the coding sequence ATGATCTCGACGATCGTCCTCGGCGCGCTGGTTGCCGTTGCGGCGCCTCAGGGTGTTCCGGGCAGCCGGTTCGAGTACGCGTCGCCGTTCCCCTCGCTTCCCTGGACGAAAATCCAATCGCGCCTCGCGCGGTTCGGCGTTGCTCAGGAGTTCGCCGCGCGCGAAGGCGTTCAGGGCCGTGTGCTCTGGATAGACGGCACGGGAAACTTGGAGCGTTGCAACACCGGGGAGAAGGTGGCCTCGCTGATGGCGAAGATCGCCGCGGTCGGTTTCAACACCGTTGTGTACGACGTCAAACCGATCGTCGGTCGTACGCTGTACCCTAGCAAGCTTGCGCCGAAGATGACCGAGTGGAAGGGGCAGAGCATGCCGGCGGATTTCGACGCGCTCGGTGCGATGCTGCTAGAAGCGCATAAGAACGGCCTGAGCTTTTTCGTCAGCCTCAACGCGTTCAGCGAGGGGCACAGCTACGCGCAGCGCGATTCTGGCAAGCCTGGGACACAGTTCGGCGATCCAGGCTGGGGTTACGAGCATCCTGACCTGCAATCGGTGCGGTACTCGGCGCACCCTCTCGTCGCAGCGTTTACGGGAGACATGGTCCGCCTCAGCAAAGAGCGCAACGAGTGGAGCGACGGTGCGGATCTCGCTTTCGTTACCGGCACATCGATCTCGCCGACAGCGCAGCTCTACGCGCTCCTCGATTCGAGCGGGCGCGTCGTTTCTTTGAGCGAAGAGTATCCGAGCGCAGTCGGCACCGTGCTAGCTGCGAGAGGAGAAGGAATTGCGTTTTTGCGGCTATACGCGCAGCCGGGGATGTCGCTACGGCTCGATTCCGTTGCGCGATTTCTACGCTCTGGCCAAGAGCAGAACCAGATTCCGCTGATGATGAATCCCCATCTGGACGCTGTGCGAGAGAGGGCGCTGAGCTTCGTCGAAGAGGTGCTACAGAACTACGACGTCGACGGATTGCTGCTCGACGACCGTCTGCGTTTCGGGGGCATCGACTCGGATTTCAGCGACGAGGCTCGGCTCGCTTTTGAAAAGTACGTCGGGCGCGAAGTCGCCTGGCCGGATGACGCGTACAAGGTGACGTACAACTGGAACCTTTCGACCGGGATCGAGCCCGGGCCGCTGTTCGACGCGTGGCTGACGTTTCGCGCGCGAACGATGGCCGACTGGGTGGCGGATGCGCGAAAGACTGTGGACCGCGTTCGGCCGGGGACGAAGTTTGGCGTCTACGCAGGGGCATGGTACGGCGCTTATGCGAGTTACGGCAGCAACTACGGCTCCGACCGGCTTTCGGCGGGGTTCCCCTTCCTGACGAGGCACTACCGCGACACCGGGTTTGCGGGGTCGCTCGACGTCTTGATCACCGGTTGCTACTACCCCGTGCCGACGACCTTCGCCGCAATGCGGAGGGGCAAGCCCGTTGGAAGAACTGTCGAGGCCGGCGGCATCATCAGCAACCGCGTAGCGCGCAGCCAGTGCTGGACGTATGCGGGCATCATGCTCTCGGATTATCGCGGCAGCACGGCAGATCTGCAAGCGGCTTTGCAGGCAGCCGCAGCCACGACGCAGGGCGTCATGGTGTTCGATCTCTCCCACAACATGGACGACTACTGGGATGTGTTCGCGACCGCGTTCAAGCAGCCGAAGCGCGCGCCGCACGAGATCTCTGGTTTGCTCGACGCCGTCCGAAAGCGCCGCGCCTTACTGGACGCATCAGGAGTCCAAGACCCCCCGTTCCCGTTCTTCGTCGGCGCCCCGCTGGCTGGATTTTAG
- a CDS encoding cyclic nucleotide-binding domain-containing protein, translating to MVELPQALRDNYLFRGLSSTHIDEILAITTIQTFEGGDTIVRQFDRNTDLMIMLKGLAYIKTFGGDTIAEVGPGTVLGEVSLIDEEPRSATVVSSGDSEMAVIESQSLKNLMRHDLGMRCVMMENLARLICQRLRTANVQLDGVLARS from the coding sequence ATGGTCGAATTACCGCAAGCGTTACGCGACAACTACCTATTTCGTGGTCTTTCCAGCACGCACATCGATGAGATCTTGGCGATCACGACGATTCAGACTTTCGAGGGCGGAGATACGATCGTCCGCCAGTTCGATCGCAACACGGACCTCATGATCATGCTGAAAGGACTCGCGTATATCAAGACGTTCGGCGGCGACACGATCGCCGAGGTTGGGCCGGGAACCGTGCTGGGCGAGGTATCGCTCATCGACGAAGAGCCGCGGTCGGCTACCGTCGTGAGCAGCGGCGACAGCGAGATGGCCGTGATCGAGTCGCAATCGTTGAAGAACCTGATGAGGCACGATCTCGGAATGCGGTGCGTCATGATGGAGAATCTAGCGCGACTGATCTGCCAGCGTCTGCGGACCGCCAACGTGCAACTGGACGGCGTTCTGGCGCGGTCCTAG
- a CDS encoding mechanosensitive ion channel — protein MLEYLQTWLDWLNRPLLTLGDAQITGLGILLLLVAPILVIVLAGLLRRLMIRMLKKQDRIDSGVRNAIVSLSYYSFLVLGMAVTLDSVGFDMTSLAVFGGGLGIGLGIGLQDVARNFISGLVLLVARPVRPGDRVEIEGLEGNVEHIGTYSTRIQTVQDATVIVPNSELTNTRIINWTHNAARRMLFVPVGVHYESDLDLVQKLMLEAAGRCPDIAERPLPEVFLTQFGDSSIDFEIAVWTETQVFRPKRLLSQYNVQIVKLFQENGVVIPYPQRDVHIIPDPKASLE, from the coding sequence GTGCTCGAATACCTGCAGACCTGGCTCGACTGGCTGAATCGCCCGCTGCTAACCCTCGGTGATGCGCAGATCACCGGCCTGGGAATCCTCCTGCTGCTGGTCGCCCCGATCTTGGTCATCGTTCTGGCGGGGCTCCTTCGGCGGTTGATGATCCGTATGCTCAAAAAGCAGGATCGAATCGACTCCGGGGTACGAAACGCGATCGTCTCGCTCAGCTATTACAGCTTTCTTGTGCTTGGGATGGCGGTGACGCTCGACTCGGTGGGGTTCGATATGACGAGCCTCGCCGTGTTCGGCGGCGGCTTGGGAATTGGGCTCGGCATCGGATTGCAGGACGTCGCGCGCAATTTCATCAGCGGGCTCGTGCTTCTCGTAGCCAGGCCCGTCCGGCCGGGCGACCGCGTGGAAATCGAGGGGCTGGAAGGAAACGTCGAACACATCGGGACGTATTCGACCCGCATTCAGACGGTTCAAGATGCCACCGTGATCGTGCCAAACTCCGAGCTGACCAACACTCGCATCATCAACTGGACGCACAACGCCGCTCGCCGGATGCTGTTCGTACCAGTGGGCGTCCACTACGAATCCGATCTTGATCTCGTCCAGAAGCTCATGCTGGAGGCGGCCGGCCGATGCCCTGACATAGCTGAAAGACCATTGCCCGAGGTGTTTTTGACGCAGTTCGGAGACAGCAGCATCGACTTTGAGATAGCTGTTTGGACCGAAACCCAGGTTTTCCGACCCAAACGCCTGCTCAGCCAGTACAACGTGCAGATCGTCAAGCTTTTCCAGGAAAACGGCGTCGTCATACCGTATCCGCAGCGAGACGTCCACATCATCCCAGACCCCAAAGCGAGTTTGGAGTAA
- a CDS encoding Gfo/Idh/MocA family oxidoreductase gives MAMKRRDFLKAAGAAGLTALGGSAKTLEPGSTPFKTPRSQGKSVAGFRAPALETVRVGFIGVGARGSGHVGQMLLMEGVEVKAICDVYQDLADRSAKRVVDAGRSAPDVYAGGEYEYRKMLDRDDIDIVIIATPWEWHVPMCVDAMESGKHAFTEVPAATTVEDCWKLVDTSERTQRHCMMMENVCYGREELLCLNMCRLGVFGELLHGEAAYIHDLRSQMHSVIRGTGSWRTIHYMKRNGNLYPTHGLGPICQYMGINRGDRMDHLSSVGCNSRVRSIYAKENFSDDHKWNQGSFVCGDINTSIVRTVNGRTIMIQWDEQLPRPYTRLNFIQGTKGAWASYPNRCAIDGISNGTGAWDSDDELGKFYEKYEHPIWTEVGDAAREAGGHGGMDFVMLWRIVYCLRNGLPIDQDVYDAASWSVISPLSEWSVANRGGSIDVPDFTRGNWRSVKPLVIEP, from the coding sequence ATGGCTATGAAACGACGTGATTTCTTGAAAGCTGCCGGTGCGGCCGGACTCACTGCCCTCGGAGGATCCGCCAAGACGCTCGAACCCGGCAGTACCCCGTTCAAGACCCCTCGATCTCAAGGAAAGTCGGTGGCAGGCTTCCGGGCGCCGGCGCTGGAGACGGTCCGAGTTGGGTTCATCGGAGTGGGCGCACGCGGCTCCGGTCACGTCGGACAGATGCTCTTGATGGAGGGCGTAGAGGTGAAGGCGATCTGCGATGTTTACCAAGATCTCGCAGATCGGAGCGCCAAGCGCGTCGTCGATGCTGGCCGGTCCGCGCCGGACGTCTACGCCGGCGGCGAGTACGAGTATCGAAAGATGCTCGATCGCGACGACATCGACATCGTCATCATCGCAACGCCGTGGGAGTGGCACGTCCCGATGTGCGTCGACGCGATGGAGTCGGGTAAGCACGCCTTCACAGAAGTCCCTGCTGCGACAACGGTCGAGGACTGTTGGAAGCTCGTCGATACTTCAGAGCGAACGCAGCGCCACTGCATGATGATGGAGAACGTTTGCTACGGCAGGGAGGAGCTGCTCTGTTTGAACATGTGTCGTTTGGGTGTGTTCGGCGAGTTGCTGCATGGGGAGGCCGCCTACATTCACGATTTGCGCAGTCAGATGCACAGCGTGATTCGCGGGACGGGGAGTTGGCGAACCATCCACTACATGAAGCGAAACGGAAACCTGTATCCGACTCACGGGCTCGGGCCGATCTGTCAGTACATGGGTATTAACCGCGGCGACCGGATGGACCATCTATCGTCGGTCGGCTGCAATTCTCGCGTCCGTTCAATCTATGCGAAGGAGAATTTTTCTGACGACCACAAATGGAACCAAGGCTCGTTTGTCTGCGGCGACATCAACACGTCGATTGTCCGAACGGTCAACGGTCGGACGATCATGATTCAGTGGGACGAACAGTTGCCGCGGCCTTACACGCGATTGAACTTCATTCAGGGCACGAAGGGCGCTTGGGCAAGCTATCCGAACCGGTGTGCGATCGACGGGATCAGCAACGGAACTGGTGCGTGGGACAGCGATGACGAACTTGGCAAGTTCTACGAGAAGTACGAACACCCGATTTGGACGGAGGTAGGCGATGCAGCTCGCGAAGCAGGCGGGCACGGCGGGATGGATTTCGTGATGCTTTGGCGCATCGTCTACTGTCTTCGCAACGGCCTTCCGATCGATCAAGACGTTTACGACGCAGCGTCGTGGTCTGTGATCTCGCCGTTGAGCGAATGGTCTGTGGCCAATCGCGGGGGTTCGATCGACGTGCCTGATTTTACGCGCGGAAACTGGCGCAGCGTCAAGCCGCTCGTTATCGAGCCGTAG